From Lucilia cuprina isolate Lc7/37 chromosome 4, ASM2204524v1, whole genome shotgun sequence:
agttaaaaatcgtaagttttgaaaaaatgcaGCAACAATTCTtagtttattgaaataattttacaaatttaatagaaattgcCAAGCTGGTGGAAGCAGCTTCTGGTTCTGATTTCTCTGGGGATGAAAGTGATTTTGCTCCGTCGGGTAGTGAAAGTTCCTCTAGTGATAGTGACTCCTCAGGAGACGACAATGAAGCAGATGATGAGCCTAAAACACCTTGCAAGGGACGTAAACCCATAGTAGTGCCCGTATTACCCAAAACCCCCTCTGCGGCTCGTTTAAGGCAATCATCACGTGTTAAGAAAAATGCCGACTACGTACCCGAATGTGAAAGCTATTTTCAATCACACTCTAGCAGTAAAATTCTTACATCTGATCACACCTTGGATCGTTTGAAAAATCCACGTTTACCGGCTGATcgtttattttcacttttggCAGAAATGAAATTGTCTAGCGAACATGAAAGCTCCATAAATGCCATTATGGAAgaatataaatcatattttccCAAATGGCTTTATATTCTAAACGAAGGCTATAATATTTTGCTATATGGTTTAGGCTCTAAACGCCAACTTTTACAATCATTTCATCGCATTGTCCTGTCTCAACAATGTGTACTAGTAATTAACGGTTTCTTTCCTAGTTTAACAGTTAAAGATATTCTCGATAGTATTACGAATGATATTTTAGATGCTGGCATTAGTCCGGGTAATCCTCATGAGGCTGTTGATATGATTGAAGAGGAATTTGCTTTAATACCTCaaacacatttatatttaatcGTACATAATCTTGATGGTTCTATGCTAAGGAATTCAAAGGCTCAATCGATTTTGGCGCGTTTGGCAAAAGTTCCAAATATTCATATGTTAGCATCGGTGGATCATATTAATACACCATTGTGTAAGTGATTGAAATTATTAATCTTGagaataattcttaaatagtaaGATTTAATTAACTTTCTATTTAACTTTTAGTATGGGATCACACAAAACTTAGTCATTTTAATTTCTCTTGGTGGGATTGCACCACTATGCTGCCATATTCGGATGAAACCGCCTTCGAAAATTCccttttagtacaaaattctGGCGACTTGGCATTATCGTCTTTGCGCAGTGTCTTCTTATCGTTGACCACTAACTCTCGCGGCATTTACATGATTATCGTTAAGCatcaattgaaaaataaaggaaatgcTAATTATCAAGGTAAGTGAATGGAAATTATAACTTATTCtaaggaatttttttaataaattttcatttttaataggcaTGCACTTTAA
This genomic window contains:
- the LOC111687909 gene encoding origin recognition complex subunit 2; amino-acid sequence: MSTTPTKINSREQDYKTPKKQNAAKTKTPKSKSLKAVENLMHHETNTESSASNSAADEPFEVLVEDTDEENTLDTSKTCRRSGRTISPNKRYAGDFVLDSGGGRSSNRKRQSNARTEVTDDEEEDTDFAIDTVAKPKAGDLQLLEDEVELAGKEMFGFNTPKKKGGMALAAMNTPKMPTTPKTPKTPGRLGKTPDGKRAKKTLEPKTPSRVRNKVKNQIAKLVEAASGSDFSGDESDFAPSGSESSSSDSDSSGDDNEADDEPKTPCKGRKPIVVPVLPKTPSAARLRQSSRVKKNADYVPECESYFQSHSSSKILTSDHTLDRLKNPRLPADRLFSLLAEMKLSSEHESSINAIMEEYKSYFPKWLYILNEGYNILLYGLGSKRQLLQSFHRIVLSQQCVLVINGFFPSLTVKDILDSITNDILDAGISPGNPHEAVDMIEEEFALIPQTHLYLIVHNLDGSMLRNSKAQSILARLAKVPNIHMLASVDHINTPLLWDHTKLSHFNFSWWDCTTMLPYSDETAFENSLLVQNSGDLALSSLRSVFLSLTTNSRGIYMIIVKHQLKNKGNANYQGMHFKDLYWSCREAFLVSSDLALRAQLTEFLDHKLVKSKRSVDGSEQLTIPIDAGLLQQFLDEQEKKV